The Mycolicibacterium flavescens genomic interval CCAGGTGCGGGCGGTGCCGGTCGAAGGAAAGACGCGGCCGCTGAGGTGCGGAACGGCGACCACCTGCCATTCGAGTCCCTTCGCCGCGTGGATGGTCATGATCTGCACCCGGTCGGCCGCGACAGACCCTGTGGCCGGGGCCAGGCCGTTCTCCACCTCTTCGGCGGCGTCGAGGTAGGCCAGCAGACTGGTGACATCGGCGCCGGGACGGTCGGCGAAGTCGGCCACCACATCGGCGAACGCGTCGAGATGTTCGGTGCCCGTCCAGCCCGCTGTGACGGGGCGGCGCGCGCGTACCTCGGTGTCGATGCCGAGCGCGCGGCGCACCTCCGCGACGAGTTCGGGAAGCGGGTGCGACAGATGCGCCCGTAAAGCGGTCAGCTCGCGGCCCAGCGCGATGATCCGCGCGTACCCCGTCGGCGAATATGCCGCAGACGCACCGGGATCGGTGACCGCTTCGGCGAGGCATGCGGAATCGGCGTCGGGTGCCGCCTGCGCGGCGATGCGTTCGGCGGCCCCGGCGGTGGCGTCGGTTCTGTCGTCGAGTTGTACAGCGCGCCGCCACAGCGCGGTGATGTCGCCGCCGCTCAGCCGCCAGCGCGGCCCGGTGAGGACCCGCATGGTCGCACTGCCCGCGCTCGGGTCGGCCATCGTCCGCAACATCGCCACCACGTCGGCGACCTCCGGCACACCGAGAAGGCCGGCCAGCCCGACGACTTCGACCGGCACCCCGCGGGCGATGAGCGCTTCGGCCATCGGGGCGGCGTCGGCGTTTCGGCGCACCAGCACGGCCGTCGTCGGCGCCGACACCCCGTCTTCGCGCGACCGCCCGAAGATGTCGGCGATATGGCCGGCCAGCCACTCCCGTTCGGCTGCAACGTCGTTCAGCAGGGCACACCGGATGGTGCCCAACGGGGCGTCCGGCCTGGGCAGCAGTGAGCGCACCGCCACCGAACGACGCCGCGCCTGCGCCGACACCGCGTTGGCCAGATACAGCGCACGCGGCGGATTGCGCCAGCTCGTGCGCAGTTCCAGGGTGGGCGCCGGCGTGCCGTCCGAACGGGGGAAGTCGGTGGTGAAGCGCGGCAGATTGGTGGCCGACGCACCGCGCCACCCGTAGATCGACTGGATGGGATCGCCGACCGCGGTCAGCGCGAGGTCGTCGTCGGCTCCGCCGCCGAACAACGACGACAAGGCGACCCGCTGCGCATGCCCGGTGTCCTGGTATTCGTCGAGCAATACCACCCGATACCGCTGGCGCAGTTGCTCACCCACGTGCGGGAAGTTCTCGGCCAGCCTGGCCGCCGACGCCATCTGCATGCCGAAGTCCATCACCTTGTCGGCCCGCATCCGCTGGTGCAGGGCGTCGATCAGCGGGACCAGCTCGGTGCGCTCGGTTTGGGTGGCCAGCAGCCGCAGAAGCCACTGGCTGGGGCCCCGGTCGCGTTGGTACGGACCGGCGGGCAGCGTATGCACCAACCGCTCGAGCTCGACGTGTGTGTCGCGCAACTGGTCGGTGTCGACAAGGTGCTCGGCGAGCTGACCTGCGAGCCGCAGCACCATCGACGTCACCGCCGCCGGTGTCTTCTCGGTGTGCAGTTCGGGGTGCCCGCACACCACGCGGAAGGCCAATTGCCACAGTTCGGTTTCGCTCAGCAGCCGGGTCTCGGGCTCGACCGGCAGCAGCAGGCCGTGCTCGCGCAGCAGGTTACCGGCGAAGGCGTGATACGTGCTTACGGTCGGTGGCTCGTCGGTGAAGGGAGTGCCGCCGAGAAGGCCGGCGCCCGCGAGCCGGGCCAGTCGGGTGCGGACCCGGCGCAGCAGCTGGCCGGCGGCCTTGCGGGTGAAGGTGAGGCCGAGAACCTCGCCGGGATGCGCGTACCCGTTGGCGACCAGCCACACCACCCGCGCGGCCATCGTCTCGGTCTTGCCCGCGCCGGCGCCGGCGATGACCACCAGAGGCCCGGGCGGGGCGGCGATCACGGCGGCCTGCTCCTCGGTCGGCGCGAAAAGGCCTAGGGCCGCGGCGAGTTCGTGTGGACTGTATCGCGCGGTCATGGCTGTCCTCCGGTCCCGGCCTGGGCGGGACACATCGTACGCACGGGACAATGGCTGCATCCGTCGTTGATCCGCGCGACGAACTCCGGGCCCTGGGTGGCCGCCGCTACCGCGCGCACCGTGTCGCGCCACTCGGTGCACTTCTCCGGGGTCAGCGCGTCCTGAGTGCGCTCGGTAGGCCCCGATGCGCAGGTTTTGCCGAGATAGACCAAGCGGCCACCACCCGGAGAGTCCCCTTGTCCCAGCAGACCTTCCGCGATGGCCAGCTGATACATCGCCAACTGGGCGTGGTTCTGCGCGTCATCCTTGGTCACCGGGCTCTTGCCGGTCTTGAGGTCGACCACGACGAGCCGGCCCTCGCTGTCGCGTTCGAGGCGGTCGACACGTCCGCGCACACGCACGTCGGGCCCACCGTCGCCACCCTCGATCACGACACCGTCGACACCGACCTCGCTGCCGACCTCGGTGAGCTGGCCGCGGGTCTGCGCGCGCCACTGCTCAAACGTCGCCAACATCGCACGGTGCCTGTCGAGTTCGTTATCGGCGTACCACCGCGACTCGAACGGCAGCTTGGGCCAGATCTTTTCGAGCTCGTTGACCATCTGGCTCTCGGTGCGCCCCGGATCGGCGACGAGGGCGTGCATCAACGAGCCGACCGCCGAGCGCACATCGCGACCGTCGGCGCCGCCGTGCCGCTCCAGCAGCCAGCGCAATGGGCAGTCGGTGAGCATCTGCAGCGTCGACGGCGACAATGTCACGGTGTGGCCGTCACCGCTCCACAATGGCTCCTCGCTGGACAGCGGAGTCATCGACTGCCACTGCGCCGGGTCGGCACCGGGCACGCCGGCGGCCGCCAGCCGCGCCAGCAGTGTTGCCGCGCAAGCCCTTGCGGTGTCGTCGACCGCATCGTCGGACGCGCACACCACGGCGCGCAGTCGGCCGACCAACGCTGCGGGGGCCAGTACGCGCGGTGTGCTGACCGGCTCGGTGAGCTCACAATCGCGGTCGTCCGATAATGCGGCCAACTCGTAGCAGAACGCCGACGGGAGCAGCGACTCGTCACCGCTATCGCTGTCGACTGCCGTCACCAGAAGACGGCTGCGGGCACGACCCATCGCGGCGATGAGCAACCGGCGTTCCTCCGCCAACAGCGGCGCCCGGGTCGACACCCTTGCAGCGTCCTGGGTGACGCCGTCGAGCAGGTCGACGAGCTGCTGGGTGGCCAACACCCCGCCACGCGGAACGGTGTTGGGCCACAGGCCTTCCTGCACACCGGCGATGACGACGAACTCCCAGTCGCGGCCCATCGCGGCGTGGGCGCTGAGCACGGCGACCGCTTCGGCATCCACGCGCTCGTCGCGGGCGGACGACCCGAGACCGGCGACATGGTCGAGCAACCCGCGCAGCGTCGCGCCCGCGGTGCGGTTCACGTACTGCTCGGCGACGTCGAAGAGCGCGGTGACGGCGTCGAGGTCCCGGTCGGCCTGCGCGCCGGACACACCGCCGCGTTCGCTCGCGGCCAGCCAGCGTCGTTGCAGCGCGCAGCGCTGCCAGGCCTGCCACAGCGTGTAGCGCGGATCGGCGCCCGACTCGGCACTGCGCCGGGCCGCCACCAGCACCTTGCGCACGCGATCCAAGGACCGGCCCAGGTTCTCGGGCAATCCGTCGACCCCGTGCTCCACCGCCTCGACCAGCAGATCGCCGAAGTCTCGTGGCGGTTGCGAGCCGTCGATGCGTCGCAGCGCGCGCCGGAGTTGGCGCAGCGACACCGGATCGACGCGGCCGATCGGTCCCGTGACGAGCGACACCGCCTGCTCGGCGTCGAGTCCCTGCGACGTTGCCGCCAGCACGGTGAGCAGCGCCTGCACGGCGGGTTGGTCGCCGAGCGGTGTCGCGGGCGACGACGTGTCCACCGGGACTCCGGCCGCGGCCAGTGTGCGGGCCAACGCCGCACCGAGGCGGGGCATCGAACGTACGACGACGGCCATCTGGGACCACGGGACGCCGTCGACGAGGTGCGCCCGTCGCAGCGCGTCGGTGATCATCGCCGACTCCGCGTGCGGAGAGGCGGCGATGCGCACGGCCAGCGCGCCTGTTGGGCCGGGCGCCCCGGTCAGCACGCGCCCCTCGTCGGCACCGGGCAGTCGTCGTGCGACGTCGGTGATGGCCTCGGCGATCGCGGGTGCGCAGCGGTGCGACCCGGTCAGCACGATCGCCGGCTCGTCACCGCGCAGCAGCGCCGGGTCGGCGCCGCGATAGCCGAAGATCGCCTGATTGGGATCACCTGCGAACACGGCGGTTTCGGCGCCCCG includes:
- the pcrA_2 gene encoding DNA/RNA helicase; translated protein: MTARYSPHELAAALGLFAPTEEQAAVIAAPPGPLVVIAGAGAGKTETMAARVVWLVANGYAHPGEVLGLTFTRKAAGQLLRRVRTRLARLAGAGLLGGTPFTDEPPTVSTYHAFAGNLLREHGLLLPVEPETRLLSETELWQLAFRVVCGHPELHTEKTPAAVTSMVLRLAGQLAEHLVDTDQLRDTHVELERLVHTLPAGPYQRDRGPSQWLLRLLATQTERTELVPLIDALHQRMRADKVMDFGMQMASAARLAENFPHVGEQLRQRYRVVLLDEYQDTGHAQRVALSSLFGGGADDDLALTAVGDPIQSIYGWRGASATNLPRFTTDFPRSDGTPAPTLELRTSWRNPPRALYLANAVSAQARRRSVAVRSLLPRPDAPLGTIRCALLNDVAAEREWLAGHIADIFGRSREDGVSAPTTAVLVRRNADAAPMAEALIARGVPVEVVGLAGLLGVPEVADVVAMLRTMADPSAGSATMRVLTGPRWRLSGGDITALWRRAVQLDDRTDATAGAAERIAAQAAPDADSACLAEAVTDPGASAAYSPTGYARIIALGRELTALRAHLSHPLPELVAEVRRALGIDTEVRARRPVTAGWTGTEHLDAFADVVADFADRPGADVTSLLAYLDAAEEVENGLAPATGSVAADRVQIMTIHAAKGLEWQVVAVPHLSGRVFPSTGTARTWLTDAGDLPPLLRGDRATLSEHGVPVLDTSDVNDRKRLSDVIGEHKRSLEQRRIDEERRLLYVALTRAEDTLFLSGHHWGASESKARGPSEFLCELKDIIDKSADEGEPCGVIEHWAPAPPDGEPNPLRDKVVEAVWPADPAGVCRADVARGATLVAEAMANAHDDEPLDSAEGWESDVDALIAERTRAVEPSPPPLPLQVSVSTMVELGKNPEAVAQRLRRRLPTRPDPHAVLGTAFHDWVQRFYHAERLFDLDDLPGAVDHDAAVAEELAELQAAFAVSPWAARTPVDVEVPFDMVIGGRVVRGRIDAVFVDDGGGATVVDWKTGEPPSTAEALQHNAVQLAVYRLAWAALHGCPVESVRAAFHYVRSGVTVTPETLPGVDELAGLLEAA
- the rep gene encoding DNA/RNA helicase, superfamily I encodes the protein MSAPHTDLTPNALTDPGTRGVFRVVGGPGTGKSSLLIQTAVAHIAAGVDPESVLLLTGSARLGAQARARITSTLLQAGTRTVVREPLVRTVHSYAFAVLRLAAQRNGDPPPRLITSAEQDGIIRELLAGDIEDGDRAATAWPHHLRPALSTVGFANELRDLLARCAERGVDPVELQRIGRRSGRAEWLAAGQFAQAYEQIMLLRSAVGMAAPQATIPALGAAELVGAALEALGTDGELLAAERGRVKILLVDDAQQLDPQAALLVRVLARGAETAVFAGDPNQAIFGYRGADPALLRGDEPAIVLTGSHRCAPAIAEAITDVARRLPGADEGRVLTGAPGPTGALAVRIAASPHAESAMITDALRRAHLVDGVPWSQMAVVVRSMPRLGAALARTLAAAGVPVDTSSPATPLGDQPAVQALLTVLAATSQGLDAEQAVSLVTGPIGRVDPVSLRQLRRALRRIDGSQPPRDFGDLLVEAVEHGVDGLPENLGRSLDRVRKVLVAARRSAESGADPRYTLWQAWQRCALQRRWLAASERGGVSGAQADRDLDAVTALFDVAEQYVNRTAGATLRGLLDHVAGLGSSARDERVDAEAVAVLSAHAAMGRDWEFVVIAGVQEGLWPNTVPRGGVLATQQLVDLLDGVTQDAARVSTRAPLLAEERRLLIAAMGRARSRLLVTAVDSDSGDESLLPSAFCYELAALSDDRDCELTEPVSTPRVLAPAALVGRLRAVVCASDDAVDDTARACAATLLARLAAAGVPGADPAQWQSMTPLSSEEPLWSGDGHTVTLSPSTLQMLTDCPLRWLLERHGGADGRDVRSAVGSLMHALVADPGRTESQMVNELEKIWPKLPFESRWYADNELDRHRAMLATFEQWRAQTRGQLTEVGSEVGVDGVVIEGGDGGPDVRVRGRVDRLERDSEGRLVVVDLKTGKSPVTKDDAQNHAQLAMYQLAIAEGLLGQGDSPGGGRLVYLGKTCASGPTERTQDALTPEKCTEWRDTVRAVAAATQGPEFVARINDGCSHCPVRTMCPAQAGTGGQP